A segment of the Peptoclostridium acidaminophilum DSM 3953 genome:
TGCCTTCCTGTGTCTCTCCTCCTTTGCCTGCACATGCTGTCAAAGAACCAATTGCCAGTAAAGCTGTTAGTAGAATAGCAAGAAACTTTTTCATAAAACATCCTCCTTTATATTCTTTATTATTATGCTGGAATACTCCAGCTTGAAGCCTACTTGTTCTTCCTGTCTATCAGTACTGCAGCAAGTATTACAAGACCTTTTATCATCATTTGAAAATACGATGATACATCCAGAAGATTTAGTGCATTTCCAAGGATTCCTATTATAAGCGCTCCGAATATCGTTCCTATTATTGTTCCAGCTCCGCCTGCAAGGCTTGTTCCACCCAGCACTACAGCAGCTATTGCATCTAGTTCGTATCCTGTTCCCGCTGTAGGCTGCGCTGAAGACAGCCTCGATGTTATTATTATACCCGCAAGCGCTGCAAGCATTCCGCTTATTGTGTATACGTACATTTTGAGCCTGTCTGTGTTTAGTCCCGAAAGCTTTGTAGCTTCTTCATTTCCGCCAAGAGCATATACATATCTGCCCAGCCTTGTCTGTGTCAAAACATAAAAGCCAAGAGCAAATATTATCACCATAATATATATGGGTATGGGCACACCGCCAATATAACCAGAACCTATGCTTCTAAATGCGTCAAAATATTGCGAACCTCTAAATGTTATTGGCTTTCCTTTAGTAAAAACCAGGGTAGCTCCTCTGAGTATCGTCATTGTTGCCAGCGTAGCTATAAATGGCTGAATTTTGCCTTTGCTTATTACAATTCCGCTGAAAAGGCCCGATGCAGCTCCTATTCCCAGCGTTATGAGTACCGCAAACAATATGTTCATATCAGACGCCAGAAGACTTGCGCACACAGCACCTGTAAAGGCAAGTATTGCTCCTACCGAAAGGTCTATTCCGCCTGTTAATATTACAAAAGTCATACCTGCGGCTATTACTGCATTTATGGAAGTCTGTCTTAAAATGTTGAGTATATTAGGCAGGGTCAGGAATCTTGGATTCATGAAGGAAATAATTATTGCAAATATTACAAGTCCTATAACCGGCCTTAGTTTCATAATGGTGTCTTTTTTCATCTATTGCTCCTCCTTTATTAATCCTACGGCACATCTCATTATCCCGTCCTGGGTCGCATCCTTGGAATCGAACTCGCCCGTTATCCTGCCTTCGTGCATTACGATTATTCTGTCGCTCATTCCTAGTATTTCCGGCATTTCAGAAGATATCATTATTATGCTCATGCCGTCCTTTTTGAATGAATTTATAAGATCGTATATCTCTTTTTTTGCACCGACATCCACCCCTCGTGTCGGCTCGTCAAGTATAAGCACCTTGGGCTTAGTCATAAGACACTTGGCTATAGACACCTTTTGCTGGTTTCCGCCGCTGAGGTTCTTAATCTTCTGCTTTATCCCCGGTGTCTTGATACTTAGTTTTTCTACATATCCCTTGACAAGGGCTTCCTCGTCCTTTTTGTCTATGCTGAAGAATTTCCCTTTAAGGCTCTTCAGCGCCGAGAGGCTCATGTTGTCCCTTACGGAAAGCCCAACAATAAGGCCCTCGCCCTTTCTGTCCTCCGATACATATGCAATGCCATTTTTCAATGCATCCATAGTCGAGTTTATATCGACAGCCCTGCCATCCACATGTATTTCTCCCTTTTCCATTCCTATATAGCCGTATATAGTCTTTGCAAGCTCAGTCCTGCCGGCGCCCATAAGGCCAGCAATGCCCAATATCTCACCCTTTTTGACTTCAAATTCAATATCGTCTACATACTTGTTGCTCAGCCTGCTTACCCTCAGCGCAGTTTCTCCCATGGCGGCTTCAACTTTCGGAAACTGCTCGCTTAGCTTTCTACCCACCATCATCTCAATGAGAATATCTTCATCTATGTCAGCCACTTTTCTTTCTCCCACATACTTGCCGTCCCTTAGCACGGTTACCCTGTCGCAAATCATGAATATCTCATTAAGTCTGTGGGATATGTATACAATGGCTTTTTTTTCATTTTTGAGCTCTCCTACCACATTGAAAAGGCTCTCAGTCTCAGTGTCGGTAAGGGCATCCGTCGGCTCGTCCATTATTATAACCCTTGCATTTAGAGAGAGCGCTTTCGCTATTTCAACCATCTGTCTTTGGCCTATGCTCAGATTACCGACTAGCTCCTTAGGGCTCTGCTTTACATTCAGCTTGTCGAGGAGCATCTGAGTTTCGCTGTTTAGCTTTTTCCAGTCAATCCTGCCAAGCTTGCCCACTGGCTCTCTGCCTATAAATATGTTTTCAGCTATGCTGAGCTGGGATATAAGGTTGAGCTCCTGGTGTATTATTGCGATCCCCATGTCCTGGGCATGCCTTGGTCCCTTGATGCTTACATCCTTGCCGTCGTATATTATTTCTCCCATATCATTTGAATACACTCCGCTCATTATCTTCATGAGCGTCGATTTGCCTGCTCCGTTCTCTCCTATGAGCGCAAGAACCTCGCCCTCGTACACGTCGAGGTTTACTTCGTCGAGAGCCTTAACTCCCGGAAATTCTTTTGTTATATTCTTCATTTGCAGGATTGGATTTTTCAATATTATCACTCCTAGAATACTACTCCGGATTTTAATATGACATTCGCATAAGGCGTAAATTCCCCGGTTCTTATTATAGCTTTCGAGCTTGCGGTAAGCGTCTTGAAGTCTTCATGAGCTAGCTTTGTTATTTTCACTGCTCCGTTTAATTTTTCAACAGCCTCAAGCAGCCTTTCATAAACAACGGGGCTTGCCGTCTCGAATTCCTCTGCTACAACAATCTCCTCTACCTTAAGTTCCAGCAGAACAGCCTCAACCGTTTCTATGAAGGTCGGAACGCCTTTTACAAGCGCAAGGTCAATCCTTTGTACGTTCTCATGTATGGGAAGTCCGCTGTCGCATACGGTTATACTGTCGGTATGGCCCATGCCGGCAATCGCCGCGGAAATGCTGGAGTTGATAAGGCCCGTCTTTTTCAATTTGACTCCTCCTTTACACCTCTATCTCATTTATATACGGTATTGAGCTTTGAGCTCCTTCTCTTGTAACTGCAACTGCAGCTGCGCTCGTAGCCAGCCCTATGGCTTCTTCGATGCTCTTACCTTTTGATAGCGCAGCCGCAATTCCACCTATAAAACTGTCGCCTGCTGCCGTGGTATCAAGTGCCTTCACCTTTTTTGCATCATATTTTTTGTGGAAGCCTTCTTTCACATGAAGCGAACCTTTTTCCCCGAGCGTAACGATTATTTCCTTGACGCCCATGGCGATTAATCTTTCTGCGGCTGCCACGGCATCTTCCATATTTTCTATTTTCATGCCGCTTGTTATCTCCAGCTCAGTTTCATTTGGTATGAGAAGATCCACATTTCTTATTGTCTCTTCATCCAGCTCCTTAGCTGGGGCTGGATTAAGTATTGTGTACTTGCCGAGAGACTTTGCCAGCGCAAGAGCGTGCATTACAGCATTATCTGGTATTTCCAGCTGAGCTACAACAAAGCTTGAGCTTTTTATAATCTCAATGTTTGTGTCTATGTAATCACTCGACACTTTGAAATTCGCTCCCGAATTGACTATTATGCAATTAGAGCCGGTCTCGTCAACGGTGATTGCAGCTATCCCGGTTGGAACACCATCTTCCACAGCCACACCGCTTACATCTATGCCGTCCTTGACAAGGGCCTCTACAAGTTCAGCTCCGAATGAATCGCCACCGACCTTGCCTATCATTGCAACGTCTCCTCCAAGTCTTGATATGGCTACCGCCTGGTTTGCGCCTTTGCCTCCGGGTATCTGCTTAAAGCTTTTTCCCAGCACAGTCTGGCCTAGCTTTGGCATTCTCTCGACGCTTGATACAAGATCCATATTTATGCTTCCTATAACAACAATTTCCGCCATTCAAACTCCCCCCATTTATGCTTGCCTTACGGAATCTCTTATAATAAGCTCCGGCTGCAACACAAGCCTCGTCTCGCTGACTCGTTTGCCTTCGAGTATTTTCAACAGCATTTCAACCGCCTCAAAACCCATCTCATATTTTGGCTGTCTCACAGTTGTAAGCTCGGGCTCAATCAGTCTGGATACGTATATATCGTCAAAGCCCACTACAGAAATGTCTTTCGGGACAGAGAGCCCTTTTTCCTTCAAGCTTTTTACTGCTCCAATTGCAATCAGGTCGTTTCCGCAGAATATGCCGTCAAACTCGATTTTATTATCGACTGCAGCTATTGCCGCTTCCCGCCCCCAGGTTTCATTGAATTCTCCTTCAAGCACACATCCCGCTTCGTATTCTATGTTGCTTTCTTTAAGCGCAGACTTGTATCCTTCGAGCCTTTCAATGGAAGCTTTGCTTGTCAAAGGCCCCGAAATGAAAAGTATCCTTCTCAAACCCTGATTTATCATATATTTTACAGCATCATGAGCACCCTTAAAGTTGTCTGTGAATACCCTGCCCTTTACATAATCCGTTTCTATATCTATGTCTCGGTCCACAAGTATCACAGGGACAAAGTAATTCTTTGTCTTGTCTAATCGATCTTCTCTTTTTGAAGAGGGCGCCATGATTATGCCATCCACCATCTTTTCGGCGAGTATCCTGAGATATTCATCCTCTTTGTCAATTT
Coding sequences within it:
- the rbsC gene encoding ribose ABC transporter permease, whose translation is MKKDTIMKLRPVIGLVIFAIIISFMNPRFLTLPNILNILRQTSINAVIAAGMTFVILTGGIDLSVGAILAFTGAVCASLLASDMNILFAVLITLGIGAASGLFSGIVISKGKIQPFIATLATMTILRGATLVFTKGKPITFRGSQYFDAFRSIGSGYIGGVPIPIYIMVIIFALGFYVLTQTRLGRYVYALGGNEEATKLSGLNTDRLKMYVYTISGMLAALAGIIITSRLSSAQPTAGTGYELDAIAAVVLGGTSLAGGAGTIIGTIFGALIIGILGNALNLLDVSSYFQMMIKGLVILAAVLIDRKNK
- a CDS encoding LacI family DNA-binding transcriptional regulator, translating into MKITIKDIARLAGVSTTTVSKVINNKDESISQATRERITSLMKEYNYTPSTVARSLVTKKTNTIGLIIPDIRNPFFPELARGVEDRANSAGYNIIFCNTDNKIDKEDEYLRILAEKMVDGIIMAPSSKREDRLDKTKNYFVPVILVDRDIDIETDYVKGRVFTDNFKGAHDAVKYMINQGLRRILFISGPLTSKASIERLEGYKSALKESNIEYEAGCVLEGEFNETWGREAAIAAVDNKIEFDGIFCGNDLIAIGAVKSLKEKGLSVPKDISVVGFDDIYVSRLIEPELTTVRQPKYEMGFEAVEMLLKILEGKRVSETRLVLQPELIIRDSVRQA
- the rbsD gene encoding D-ribose pyranase produces the protein MKKTGLINSSISAAIAGMGHTDSITVCDSGLPIHENVQRIDLALVKGVPTFIETVEAVLLELKVEEIVVAEEFETASPVVYERLLEAVEKLNGAVKITKLAHEDFKTLTASSKAIIRTGEFTPYANVILKSGVVF
- the rbsA gene encoding ribose ABC transporter ATP-binding protein RbsA — protein: MKNPILQMKNITKEFPGVKALDEVNLDVYEGEVLALIGENGAGKSTLMKIMSGVYSNDMGEIIYDGKDVSIKGPRHAQDMGIAIIHQELNLISQLSIAENIFIGREPVGKLGRIDWKKLNSETQMLLDKLNVKQSPKELVGNLSIGQRQMVEIAKALSLNARVIIMDEPTDALTDTETESLFNVVGELKNEKKAIVYISHRLNEIFMICDRVTVLRDGKYVGERKVADIDEDILIEMMVGRKLSEQFPKVEAAMGETALRVSRLSNKYVDDIEFEVKKGEILGIAGLMGAGRTELAKTIYGYIGMEKGEIHVDGRAVDINSTMDALKNGIAYVSEDRKGEGLIVGLSVRDNMSLSALKSLKGKFFSIDKKDEEALVKGYVEKLSIKTPGIKQKIKNLSGGNQQKVSIAKCLMTKPKVLILDEPTRGVDVGAKKEIYDLINSFKKDGMSIIMISSEMPEILGMSDRIIVMHEGRITGEFDSKDATQDGIMRCAVGLIKEEQ
- the rbsK gene encoding ribokinase produces the protein MAEIVVIGSINMDLVSSVERMPKLGQTVLGKSFKQIPGGKGANQAVAISRLGGDVAMIGKVGGDSFGAELVEALVKDGIDVSGVAVEDGVPTGIAAITVDETGSNCIIVNSGANFKVSSDYIDTNIEIIKSSSFVVAQLEIPDNAVMHALALAKSLGKYTILNPAPAKELDEETIRNVDLLIPNETELEITSGMKIENMEDAVAAAERLIAMGVKEIIVTLGEKGSLHVKEGFHKKYDAKKVKALDTTAAGDSFIGGIAAALSKGKSIEEAIGLATSAAAVAVTREGAQSSIPYINEIEV